Within Limisalsivibrio acetivorans, the genomic segment TACTGCTTTGTGGGCATAAGAAAAACCGTATCAAGTTCATCGTCAAGCTTCCGGTTCATAAGTGCAAGCTGGAATTCATACTCGAAATCCGATACCGCTCGAAGCCCTCTGATTACGGTTTTACTCTCCATCTCACTCATAAACTTGACGAGGAGGGAGTTAAAATTTACCACACGAATGTTTGAGATATGGCTTACGGATTCACGAACCATCTCGGTTCTTTCATCCACATTGAATAGTGTGTTCTTTTTGCGGCTTTCCGCCACTGCGACAACGAGCTCGTCGAAGAGTTTTGCCGCCCGCTCGGCAATATCAAGGTGACCCATGGTCATGGGGTCGAAGGTTCCGGGATAGACTGCTCTCATAACATAATCATCCGAAGTATCTTATTATAGTTTCGCCGTACTTCTTCTCCTTTAAAAGCTCAAAGCAGGCTTCC encodes:
- the coaD gene encoding pantetheine-phosphate adenylyltransferase, translated to MRAVYPGTFDPMTMGHLDIAERAAKLFDELVVAVAESRKKNTLFNVDERTEMVRESVSHISNIRVVNFNSLLVKFMSEMESKTVIRGLRAVSDFEYEFQLALMNRKLDDELDTVFLMPTKQYIFLSSSMVREIGALGGDIRSFVPGPVLKKMQERFCGDENTPCWGD